The window GGCGGCGAGTTCGGCGGCCTCCTCGGGGCTGAAGGGCGGCGTGAGCCGGGTCTTGACCCTCCCGGGCAGCGGCTCCTTGGCGATGACCAGCAGCGTCGTCGCCGCGCCGTCGGGTGCCGGTGAGCTCATCGGGCCGCCTCCGCACGGGCGGCGGGCGAGGTCCGCGCGGCGGGCTGGCGCAGCACCGCGCGCATGTCCCGGACCGCGTGCCAGGTGCCCCGCCAGGTGCCGGTCACCTTGGACTTGCCGGTGCGGGGCAGATACGGCACGTCCGTCTCGCAGACGCGCAGTCCGGCGTCCGACGCGCGCACCACCATCTGGAGCGGGTAGCCGCTGCGACGGTCCGTCAGGCCGAGCTCCAGCAGGGACTCCCTGCGTACGGCCCGCATCGGCCCGAGGTCGCGCAGTCGCAGTCCGGTTCGGCGGCGGAGCATCCTGGACAGGACGGCGTTGCCCGCCCTGGCGTGCAGGGGCCATGCGCCGCGGGCCGTGGGGCGCCGCCTGCCGAGGACCAGATCGGTCTCGCCCTCGGCGATCCGCCGGACGAACGAGGTCAGGAGCGCCGGGTCGAGCGAGCCGTCGCAGTCGCAGAAGCAGACGTACTCCGCCTCGGCCGCGAGCAGTCCCGCATGACAGGCGGAGCCGAATCCGCGGCGCGGTTCGTGCACGACGGTCGCACCGAGCGCGCGGGCGATGTCCGCCGACCCGTCGGTGGAGCCGTTGTCGACGACGATGGCCCGCCAGCCTTCGGGGACACGGGCCAGCACCCGGGGCAGGGCCGCGGCCTCGTCGAGGCAGGGCAGAACGATGTCGGCGCGGAGGGGGGCGGCAGGGTCAGCCGGTGAGTAGTCGGTCACGCCGATCACCCTACGGAGCCAAAAGCGGCATTCCGGGCTCCGGGTTCTTACGAAACGTGGACGTCGACCGTGTGGCGGGGGGGAGACCCTCCGCCGGGACGGGCGCTGATGCCACAGTGGCGCCATGCAGAACATCGCTTCCCCTCCGGACTCCGGCGGCGTGTCACCGAGCGGTCGCGCGGACGGCGTGTCACGCGGCCGTGTGCTCGTCGTCGACGACGATCCGACCGTCGCGGAGGTGGCCGCCGGGTATCTGGAGCGCGCGGGCTACGACGTCGGACGGGCCGGCGACGGGCCGGCGGCACTGGAGGGTTTCGGGGTGCTGCGGCCCGATCTCGTGGTGCTCGACCTGATGCTGCCCGGCATGGACGGCTTCGAGGTGTGCCGGCGGATGCGTGCGCGGGGGCCTGTGCCCGTCATCATGCTCACCGCGAGGGGTGATGAGGACGACCGGATCCTGGGGCTGGAGACCGGCGCGGACGACTACGTGACCAAGCCCTTCAGCCCGCGCGAACTCGTGCTCCGGGTGGAGGCGGTGCTGCGCCGGGCCCGGCGCGCGGAACCCGGCGCCCCCGCCCGGCTCGGCGGAGCCGGGATCGACCTGGAGCCCCTGGCCCGGCGGGCGACCCGCGACGGCAGGGACCTCTGCCTCACACTCCGCGAGTTCGACCTGCTGGCCTTCTTCCTGAGCCATCCGGGCCGGGCCTTCAGCCGCGAGGAGCTGATGCGGGAAGTCTGGGGCTGGGACTTCGGCGATCTGTCGACGGTGACCGTCCACGTGCGGCGCCTGCGCGGGAAGGTCGAGGCCGACCCGGCCCGCCCCGGCCTGATCCACACGGTGTGGGGCGTGGGATACCGCATGGACCTGCCCGGCGACGACACCTCGGGGGACTGAGCCCATGGCCGACTTCCTCCTCATCGCGCTCCTCGCCTTCCTCGGCGCCGCCGGGGCCGGGCTGCTCGGGGCCCTGGTCCTGCGGTTGCTCAGAAACCGGCCCCTAGTGGTCTCCCTGAGCGTCGTCGCCGCGGTGGCGGTGACGGCGATGCTGGCCGGGACCCTGACCGTGGCCTGGGCGATGTTCCTGTCGCCCCACGACCTGACGGTGGTGACGACCGTCGTGGCCATGGCCGCCGCGGTGTCGCTCGCGACCGCGGTCCTGCTGGGCCGCCAAGTGGCCGCGAGCAGCCGTGACCTGACGCTGGCGGCCCGCTCCTTCGGCGACGGGGGGACGTTCGCCGCACCGCCGGGGCAGGCGACGGCGGAACTCGCCGCGCTGACGCGCGAACTCGCGGCCACCAGCGCCAAGCTCGAGAGCTCCCGGGAGCGTGAGCGCGCCCTGGAGACATCGCGCCGGGAGCTCGTCGCGTGGATCTCGCACGACCTGCGGACCCCGCTGACCGGGCTGCGCGCCATGTCGGAGGCCCTGGAGGACGGTATGGCACCGGACGCCGGCCGCTACCTGCGGCAGATACGCCGCGAGGTGGAGCGCATGAACGGCATGGTCGGGGATCTCTTCGAGCTCTCCCGGATCCACGCCGGATCGCTCACCCTGGCTCCCACCCGGGTGTCCGCACACGACCTGGTCGGCGACGCGCTGGCCGGCGCCGGTCCGCTGGCCCGCGAACACGGGGTCCGCCTCGTCGGGGGCCGGGTCGAAGCGGTGCCGGTGGAGGTCGACAGCAAGGAGATGGGACGGGTCATGGGCAACCTCCTGATCAACGCGATCAGGCTGACCCCGGCCGACGGGACGGTGGCGGTGGCCGCGCAGCGCTCACCCGAGGGTCTCGTGCTCTCCGTGACCGACGGGTGCGGCGGGATCCCCGAGGCGGATCTCGCGCGGGTGTTCGACACGGGGTGGCGGGGCAGCCCGGCCCGCACCCCTCCGTCGGGGGCGGGCCTCGGGCTCGCGATCGTCCGCGGGATCGTCGAGGCGCACTCCGGCCGCGCCGGTGTCCGGAACGTGGCGGGCGGCTGCTGCTTCGAGGTCACCCTGCCCGCCGCCCCGGGCTGAGGGCTTGCGGGCCGCCCGTGCGGCGGGGCGGCGGCCCGGGGGCTAGCTCCGCGGTCCCGTGGCGGGGCGCAGGGGTGCCGTGGCGAACTCCCGCATCCCCGCGGCGAAGTCCGTCTCGGGCTTCCAGCCCAGCTCCTCGCGCAGGCGCCGCGAATCGGCGGTCACGTGGCGGACGTCCCCGAGCCGGTACTCCCCGGTGACGACGGGATCGGGCCCTCCGTGGGCCGCCGACAGCGCCCGGGCCATCTCGCCGATGGTGCGCGGGGTGCCACTGCCGGTGTTGTAGGCGTCGAAGGTGCCCGGCGCCCGCTCGGCCAGTGCCGCGAGGGCCACGGCGTTGGCCGCCGCGACGTCCCGTACGTGGACGAAGTCGCGCCGCTGGCCGCCGTCCTCGAAGACCCGGGGCGCCTCTCCCCGGGCCAGGGCCGACCGGAAGAAGGACGCGACACCGGCGTACGGGGTGTCGCGCGGCATCCCCGGGCCGTACACGTTGTGGTAGCGCAGCGCCACCGCCCGGCCGCCCGTCGCCCGGGTCCACGCGGCGGCGAGGTGTTCCTGCGCGAGCTTGGTGGCCGCGTACACGTTGCGGGGGTCGGTGGGGGCTTCCTCGGTGACCAGGCCGGGCAGCAGTTCCGAGCCGCAGGAGGGACAGCGGGGCTCGAACCGTCCGGCGTCGAGGTCGTCCGGCGCCCTGGGGCCCGGCCTGACCGAACCGTGCCGGGGGCAGTCGTACCGTCCCTCGCCGTAGACCACCATGGACCCCGCGAGCACCAGGTCCCGGACCCCTGCCGCCGCCATGCCGGCGAGGAGCACCGCGGTGCCCAGGTCGTTGCAGCCGACGTACTCCGGCGCGTCGGCGAAGTCCTTGCCGAGGCCCACCATCGCCGCCTGGTGGCACACGGCGTCGATGCCGGACAGCGCACGGGCCACGGCCTCCCCGTCCCGGACGTCCGCGACGATCGTCCGGACCCCCGGTGGAAGTTGGCCGGTGGCGGGGGCGGCAGGCCCGTGCGCCGAGGGGAGCAGGGCGTCGAGGACGACCGGCTCGTGCCCGCCCGAGGCGAGGGTCCGGACGATGTACGACCCGATGAAACCGGCTCCGCCGGTGACCAGTACACGCATGCCGCCACGCTAGGCCGCGCACGGACCGCGGCGGCGGCGCGGCACGCCCGCGTCACGGGACCGTAAGGACCGCGGGAGCTCGTGCCGGACGCCCCCCTGGCGGGTGGTCGGCGCGCAGACGGGCGCGTGTACGTCCCTCCGACGGCTCGGATGTGTGTCCCTCCGACGCGTCGCTTCCCGATCACACGGGTCTCTTCGATACTGGGGGCCGTACGCACTGAGACAAGAGGATCGGATTCACGCCGACGGCGGGCACCTGCGGTCCGCCGTCGCTCTCTCCTGGAGGAACCGTTGCGCATGCTCATCAACGTGCCGGAGACAGTCGTCGCGGACGGCCTTCGCGGTATGGCCGCCGCCCACCCGGATCTGGTCGTGGACCCCGAGAAGCGTCTGGTCGTCCGGCGCGACGCGCCGGTGGCGGGCAAGGTCGGGCTCGTCTCCGGCGGCGGCTCCGGACACGAGCCGCTGCACGCGGGATTCGTCGGTCCCGGAATGCTCTCCGCGGCCTGCCCGGGAGAGGTGTTCACGTCCCCGGTGCCCGACCAGATGGTGCAAGCGGCGGCGGCGGTCGACAGCGGGGCGGGGGTGCTGTTCATCGTGAAGAACTACACCGGTGACGTCCTGAACTTCGACATGGCGGCCGAACTCGCCGAGGACGAGGGTGTGCGGGTCGCCCGGGTGCTCGTGGACGACGACGTCGCGGTGTCCGACAGCACCTTCACCGCGGGCCGCCGGGGCACCGGGGCGACGCTCTTCGTGGAGAAGATCGCCGGCGCGCTCGCCGACGAGGGAGCGCCGCTGGAGCAGGTGGAGGCGGTGGCGCGCCGGGTGAACGAGTCCTCGCGGAGTTTCGGGGTCGCGCTCAGCTCGGTCACCACTCCGGCGAAGGGCACCCCGACGTTCGATCTCCCGCCGGGCGAGCTGGAGTTGGGCATCGGCATCCACGGCGAGCCCGGACGTGAGCGGCGCGCCATGATGACCTCGCGCGAGATCGCCGACTTCTCGGTCGACGCGGTGCTGGAGGACCTGCGGCCGGCCGGCCCCGTGCTCGTCCTGGTCAACGGTCTCGGCTCGACGCCGCTGCTGGAGCTGTACGGGTTCAATGCCGAGGTGCAGCGGGTGCTGTCCGAGCGGGGTGTGACGGTGGCTCGTACCCTGGTGGGGAACTACGTGACGTCGCTCGACATGGCGGGCTGTTCGGTGACCGTCTGTCAGGCGGACGAGGAGCTGGTACGGCTCTGGGACGCGCCGGTACAGACGCCCGCGCTCCGCTGGGGCCGGTGAACGAACCTCCGTCGGTCCGTGTGAGGAACAGGAGATCTTGTGCTCGACACCGACTTCTTCCGTCGCTGGATGACGGCCACCGCGGCAGCCGTGGACCGCGAGGCGGACCGGCTGACCGAGCTCGACGCCGCGATCGGGGACGCCGATCACGGCAGCAACATGCGGCGCGGTTTCAGCGCGGTGCGCGACGCGCTGGAGAACGAGCCGCCCGAGACGCCCGGTGCGGTGCTCGCGCTGGCCGGACGTCAGCTGATCTCGACGGTCGGCGGGGCGTCCGGGCCGCTGTACGGGACCCTGCTGCGCCGCACCGGGAAGGCGCTGGGCGACGCCCGGGAGGTGTCGCCCGCCGGACTCGCCGAGGCATTCGGCGCGGGGGTCGCGGCGGTGGCGCAGCTCGGCGGGGCCCAGGCCGGTGACAAGACGATGCTCGACGCGCTGCTCCCCGCCGTCGAGGTCCTGGCCGACTCGTTCGAGGAGGCCCACGACGCGGCCGTGGCCGGTGCGTCGGCGACGGTTCCCCTGCAGGCGCGCAAGGGCAGGGCCAGCTATCTGGGTGAGCGCAGCATCGGGCACCAGGATCCGGGGGCGACGTCGGCGGCGCTCCTGGTCGGGGCGCTCGTGGAGGCCGCGGCCGGCGGCGACGGGGGTGGCGCGTGACCGGGGAGAATCAGGTCGGAATCGTGCTGGTCTCGCACAGCGGGCCGGTGGCGGATGCCGTGGCGGAGCTGGCTGGAGGGCTGGCGGCCGGCGGTGCGACGGCTCCGGTGGCGGCGGCGGGAGGCACGTCCGCCGGGGGGCTGGGGACGAGTCCGGAGCTGATCGCCGCGGCGGCCCGGAGCGTGGACCGAGGCGCCGGTGTGGCGCTCCTGGTGGACCTCGGGAGCGCGGTGCTGACGGTGAAGTCGATGCTGGCCGACGGAGATGAACTGCCCGCCGGGGCAAGGCTGGTGGACGCACCGTTCGTCGAGGGCGCGGTGGCCGCGCTGGTGACGGCCTCCGCGGGCGGCGATCTGGACGCCGTGGAGGCCGCGGCCTCGGACGCGTACGGCTACCGGAAGACGTGAGCGGCGGGAGGCCCTGAGCTCCTGTTCCCCGCCGCTCCCCAGGGGGCGGCGGGGAACAGGAGCTTTCCGGTCCCGCGCGGTGGGTGCGCGAGGGGGTGACGCGTCAGGCCGCGGGCGCCACCGCCCCGGCCGTGACGGTGACCCGGATCTGCCGCGAGGTGCCGTTGACGGTCACGCCGAGGGTGACCGAGCCGGGCCGGAGTGCGGTGAGCGTGCCCGTCCGCGGGTCCAGTGCCGCGACGTGACGCCGTCCGGCGGTTCCGGCTCCGCCGATGTGGACGTCGGGCGAACCGGTCCAGTCGACGCTGAGGGGGAAGGCCGCCGGCACGGTGCGCGCGCCCTGGGTGACGCTCGCGGTGACCTGCGCGCGCTCCCCCGCCACGAGCTCCGCGGGCGCGTCGAGGGACAACGCGTCGACGTGGGCGCGTGTCTGCACGGACACCCAGTCGGGCCCGCCGCGCCAGGGCTGTTCGCGGGCCCGGCGCTGTTCGCCGGCCGGGACCCGGTCGGCTCCGATCAGGGACCACCCGGTGAAGCCGCCCTCGTCCGCGGGCCCGGCGGGCGCCTTGCCCGAGTTGCCGTTGACCAGGTACGGAACCCCGTCGACGCGCGAGGCGTGGAACACCCCGACGTGGCTGCCGATCATCGCCGCGCCCTTGCCGGTCGTACGCCGGAAGTCGGCGAGCCACTGTTCGACCAGGGCGGCCTCCTTGCGGTCGGTGAGCCGGCTGCCCTGCTGGGGCGTCGGGTCGCGCGGCGGCACGTGCTCGATCAGCATCACGGAGCCGACGGAGCGGTCCTCGGCCGCCGCGTCCAGCTGGGCCCGGAGCTCCTTGATCTGGGCGAGACCACCGCCGCGCAGTCCGAGGCTGGAGGTGTCGAGGGTGATCACCCGGGTGCCCTCGTGGTCGAAGGTCCGGCCGGCCGGGCCGAACACGGCCGTGAAGTCGTCGATCGTGCCGCCCATCACCTCGTGGTTGCCCGGCACGTAGTACCAGGGCAGCGCGTCGCCGAGTTCCTCCTCCAATACCCGCCGTGCGAAGGCGAGATCGGCGGGTGACCCCTCGTCGACGAGGTCCCCGTTGACCACCAGGAAGTCCGGCCGGGCGGCCCTGATCTCCCGGAGGGTGCGCCGGGCCTGCCGGACGATCGCGCTGTCGGGGTCCCGGGCGACGAACTGCGCGTCGGACATGACCGCGAAGCGCCAGTCCCGGCGTCCGGTCACCGCAGCCGTGTCGATCAACGGGTCGGCGGACACGGCCTGTTCGGGAACCTCGACCGTCGGTGGCACCTGCGCGGTCAGGTCGTCGACGACGATCTCGCCCGTGTACTGCCGTGCGGCTGCGGTCTCGGCGAGGTAGAACCGGTGGACCGACAGCGGCATCGCCACGCCCGGCGGTACGGCGAAGGTGACCTGCCGCCAGCCGGTCCAGGTGATGTACGGCCCCCGGAGCAGTTGGTCCGACCCCGCGGCGTCCTTCAGGTGCAGCGTGGGCCAGGCGCCGTTCCCGTCCCCATTGATCCAGAGCGTGTACGACTGGGGCTGCCCCGGTACGGGGACGGGTTGCGGCGGCGCCGCGTAGGCCGCGCGGGTCGCCGTCGACCGGGTGAAGTCGTAGGTGAGGCGCAGGCCCGTGCCCGTGTGCCCCTCGGGTGTGGCGGCGAGCGCGCCGTCCGCGCGTGCCTGGCTGAACTTCCAGGTCCCGGCGTCGTCGAAGGCCGAGACGGCCTGTTCGGTGAGGCCGACGCTCACGGCGATCGTGGCGTGCGCGCCGCCCACGGTGGCCTTGACCAGCCCCGCTCCGGCTCCGGGGCGCGACCTCACGGTGAAGGATCCGCGTCCGTCGTCGGCGATCTCGAACAGCGCGCGGTCGTAGTCGAGGGTGACGTCGGCCGGCTCCACGGGGGCGCTCGCCCCGTGGGCGTCGAATCCGACGACGCCGAACCGGCCGGTGGCCCGCGCGTCCGCGAGCCCGACCCGTGCCGTGGTCGGTGTCACGCGGGTCAGGCGGTCGAGGACCGTGAGGCTCGTCCCGCCGTGGGCTCCCGCCCGTTCGGCCCGTACGCCGGTGCTTCCGCTGCGCCGGGCGGTGAAGGTGCCCTGCCGGTCGACGCTTCCGACGGACGGGTCCACGACCCTCCAGTGCGGGGTGCCGGCGGCCGGGCCGTACGTCTCGTCGTATCCGGCGGCGGTCAGCCGCCTCGTCAGGCCCGGGAAGACCCGCTCGGGGTGCCCTCCGGCGACGGGGTCGTCCCCGGGAGCGACCCCGGCCGGCGTGCGGGTCTCCAGCCAGAAGCCGTGGAGCCTGCCGCTGCCGTGGGGGGCCGTGAGCGCGAGGCCGTTGGGGACGGTGCGCTCGCTGCCGTCGGAGGGGCTGTTCTCGACCTGGAGTGCGTCGCTGCCCGGTTCCCGGGCGACGAGGGTGGAGGAGCCGCCGCCGTCGAGGTTCAGCGCGCTGTGGGATCCGGCGCGGCGCATCATCTCGCCGAGTTCGGTGAGGGTGACGCCGCCGCTGTCGGCCTGGCGGCCGTCGACGGTGAGGACCTGCATGGTCCGGCCGTCCTTGGAGAAGCCGACGGCCGTCCGGGGCGCCGCGGTGTTGTTGCCCTCACCGTCGTGGTTCTGGGAGACCCCGTC is drawn from Streptomyces sp. NBC_00178 and contains these coding sequences:
- a CDS encoding phosphodiester glycosidase family protein translates to MGLATLRGALRPLVLLATVSATAWGAVAPAAADPGPDPRPYTAAEILRPVAPPPASGPSGRPGAVVDRDGIETARASRPIAPGVRLDSYDRLESDKWLRVDSLSVDLDGGVRADYLSTGRVADRRTVSELAAGHDPGRGRRTVAAVNADFFDINQTGAPQGPGIKDGLTVHSPAPGTNRAVGIGPENAGRVLELYFEGTLTLPSGTHPLAAYNAANVPAQGVGAYTSAWGAAHRALTVDDARPVTEVAVRDGKVASVSSTPGSGSVPEDTVVLVGREAGADLLSALEPGDPVGIEYRARTDDGPVPRTAVGGRELLVADGVSQNHDGEGNNTAAPRTAVGFSKDGRTMQVLTVDGRQADSGGVTLTELGEMMRRAGSHSALNLDGGGSSTLVAREPGSDALQVENSPSDGSERTVPNGLALTAPHGSGRLHGFWLETRTPAGVAPGDDPVAGGHPERVFPGLTRRLTAAGYDETYGPAAGTPHWRVVDPSVGSVDRQGTFTARRSGSTGVRAERAGAHGGTSLTVLDRLTRVTPTTARVGLADARATGRFGVVGFDAHGASAPVEPADVTLDYDRALFEIADDGRGSFTVRSRPGAGAGLVKATVGGAHATIAVSVGLTEQAVSAFDDAGTWKFSQARADGALAATPEGHTGTGLRLTYDFTRSTATRAAYAAPPQPVPVPGQPQSYTLWINGDGNGAWPTLHLKDAAGSDQLLRGPYITWTGWRQVTFAVPPGVAMPLSVHRFYLAETAAARQYTGEIVVDDLTAQVPPTVEVPEQAVSADPLIDTAAVTGRRDWRFAVMSDAQFVARDPDSAIVRQARRTLREIRAARPDFLVVNGDLVDEGSPADLAFARRVLEEELGDALPWYYVPGNHEVMGGTIDDFTAVFGPAGRTFDHEGTRVITLDTSSLGLRGGGLAQIKELRAQLDAAAEDRSVGSVMLIEHVPPRDPTPQQGSRLTDRKEAALVEQWLADFRRTTGKGAAMIGSHVGVFHASRVDGVPYLVNGNSGKAPAGPADEGGFTGWSLIGADRVPAGEQRRAREQPWRGGPDWVSVQTRAHVDALSLDAPAELVAGERAQVTASVTQGARTVPAAFPLSVDWTGSPDVHIGGAGTAGRRHVAALDPRTGTLTALRPGSVTLGVTVNGTSRQIRVTVTAGAVAPAA
- a CDS encoding response regulator transcription factor, which translates into the protein MQNIASPPDSGGVSPSGRADGVSRGRVLVVDDDPTVAEVAAGYLERAGYDVGRAGDGPAALEGFGVLRPDLVVLDLMLPGMDGFEVCRRMRARGPVPVIMLTARGDEDDRILGLETGADDYVTKPFSPRELVLRVEAVLRRARRAEPGAPARLGGAGIDLEPLARRATRDGRDLCLTLREFDLLAFFLSHPGRAFSREELMREVWGWDFGDLSTVTVHVRRLRGKVEADPARPGLIHTVWGVGYRMDLPGDDTSGD
- a CDS encoding glycosyltransferase family 2 protein: MTDYSPADPAAPLRADIVLPCLDEAAALPRVLARVPEGWRAIVVDNGSTDGSADIARALGATVVHEPRRGFGSACHAGLLAAEAEYVCFCDCDGSLDPALLTSFVRRIAEGETDLVLGRRRPTARGAWPLHARAGNAVLSRMLRRRTGLRLRDLGPMRAVRRESLLELGLTDRRSGYPLQMVVRASDAGLRVCETDVPYLPRTGKSKVTGTWRGTWHAVRDMRAVLRQPAARTSPAARAEAAR
- a CDS encoding NAD-dependent epimerase/dehydratase family protein; translation: MRVLVTGGAGFIGSYIVRTLASGGHEPVVLDALLPSAHGPAAPATGQLPPGVRTIVADVRDGEAVARALSGIDAVCHQAAMVGLGKDFADAPEYVGCNDLGTAVLLAGMAAAGVRDLVLAGSMVVYGEGRYDCPRHGSVRPGPRAPDDLDAGRFEPRCPSCGSELLPGLVTEEAPTDPRNVYAATKLAQEHLAAAWTRATGGRAVALRYHNVYGPGMPRDTPYAGVASFFRSALARGEAPRVFEDGGQRRDFVHVRDVAAANAVALAALAERAPGTFDAYNTGSGTPRTIGEMARALSAAHGGPDPVVTGEYRLGDVRHVTADSRRLREELGWKPETDFAAGMREFATAPLRPATGPRS
- the dhaK gene encoding dihydroxyacetone kinase subunit DhaK, encoding MLINVPETVVADGLRGMAAAHPDLVVDPEKRLVVRRDAPVAGKVGLVSGGGSGHEPLHAGFVGPGMLSAACPGEVFTSPVPDQMVQAAAAVDSGAGVLFIVKNYTGDVLNFDMAAELAEDEGVRVARVLVDDDVAVSDSTFTAGRRGTGATLFVEKIAGALADEGAPLEQVEAVARRVNESSRSFGVALSSVTTPAKGTPTFDLPPGELELGIGIHGEPGRERRAMMTSREIADFSVDAVLEDLRPAGPVLVLVNGLGSTPLLELYGFNAEVQRVLSERGVTVARTLVGNYVTSLDMAGCSVTVCQADEELVRLWDAPVQTPALRWGR
- the dhaL gene encoding dihydroxyacetone kinase subunit DhaL encodes the protein MLDTDFFRRWMTATAAAVDREADRLTELDAAIGDADHGSNMRRGFSAVRDALENEPPETPGAVLALAGRQLISTVGGASGPLYGTLLRRTGKALGDAREVSPAGLAEAFGAGVAAVAQLGGAQAGDKTMLDALLPAVEVLADSFEEAHDAAVAGASATVPLQARKGRASYLGERSIGHQDPGATSAALLVGALVEAAAGGDGGGA
- a CDS encoding PTS-dependent dihydroxyacetone kinase phosphotransferase subunit DhaM — its product is MTGENQVGIVLVSHSGPVADAVAELAGGLAAGGATAPVAAAGGTSAGGLGTSPELIAAAARSVDRGAGVALLVDLGSAVLTVKSMLADGDELPAGARLVDAPFVEGAVAALVTASAGGDLDAVEAAASDAYGYRKT
- a CDS encoding sensor histidine kinase, translating into MADFLLIALLAFLGAAGAGLLGALVLRLLRNRPLVVSLSVVAAVAVTAMLAGTLTVAWAMFLSPHDLTVVTTVVAMAAAVSLATAVLLGRQVAASSRDLTLAARSFGDGGTFAAPPGQATAELAALTRELAATSAKLESSRERERALETSRRELVAWISHDLRTPLTGLRAMSEALEDGMAPDAGRYLRQIRREVERMNGMVGDLFELSRIHAGSLTLAPTRVSAHDLVGDALAGAGPLAREHGVRLVGGRVEAVPVEVDSKEMGRVMGNLLINAIRLTPADGTVAVAAQRSPEGLVLSVTDGCGGIPEADLARVFDTGWRGSPARTPPSGAGLGLAIVRGIVEAHSGRAGVRNVAGGCCFEVTLPAAPG